One genomic region from Mauremys reevesii isolate NIE-2019 linkage group 7, ASM1616193v1, whole genome shotgun sequence encodes:
- the TSEN2 gene encoding tRNA-splicing endonuclease subunit Sen2 isoform X2, with product MPILSSKKYQCHLEWAKSLMQEQGLDDCSVNKIIENYTKPFDLPFMKGEGEVAQNDDSYCRMAAEMENVEDGMKLSRDSAINNGDSAAPNVKCHNISTDCKKACLEGDSAYDDPLANYGSEEVYPLDTKVIVTVHCQKHDDFIVHCGCKAEDYTNQVFHNLAKGKEYAYEYVLVQEEESKLCHEDEAANDKSNLIKREKLVCRRNPFRIFEYLQLSLEEAFFLVYALGCLSIYYNEEPLTILKLWEVFSEVQPNFRTTYMAYHYFRSKGWVPKVGLKYGTDLLLYRKGPPFYHASYSVIAELVNDNFVGLLRRPLNWMSLSGLNRTTMNVSKELMLCYLIRPCDMTEKEMSSPDCLKRIKVQELIVNRWVSSRERSEQDEL from the exons ATGCCCATACTCTCATCAAAAAA GTACCAGTGTCATCTAGAATGGGCTAAAAGCCTTATGCAAGAACAAGGACTTGATGACTGCTCCGTTAACAAAATTATTGAAAATTATACAAAGCCATTTGATCTGCCTTTTATGAAAGGGGAAGGAGAAGTTGCACAAAATGATGACTCTTACTGCAGAATGGCTGCAGAAATGGAAAACGTAGAAGATGGAATGAAACTTTCAAGAGATTCTGCCATAAATAATGGAGATTCAGCAGCACCAAATGTTAAATGTCATAACATAAGTACAGACTGCAAGAAAGCTTGTTTGGAAGGTGATTCAGCTTATGATGATCCATTAGCCAACTATGGCTCTGAGGAAGTGTATCCATTGGACACTAAAGTTATAGTTACAGTACATTGCCAAAAACACGATGATTTTATTGTGCACTGTGGCTGCAAGGCCGAAGACTATACCAACCAAGTATTTCATAACTTGGCCAAAGGGAAAGAATATGCTTATGAGTATGTGTTGGTGCAGGAAGAAGAAAGCAAATTGTGTCATGAAGATGAAGCAGCAAATGATAAATCAAAT TTAATCAAAAGGGAAAAATTAGTATGTAGAAGAAATCCATTTAGGATTTTTGAATATTTGCAACTCAGTCTGGAGGAG GCATTTTTCTTGGTCTATGCTCTAGGATGTTTGAGTATTTATTATAACGAG GAACCTTTAACTATTTTGAAGCTATGGGAAGTTTTTAGTGAAGTGCAACCTAATTTTAGAACTACATACATGGCGTATCACTACTTCAGAAGTAAGGGATGGGTCCCCAAAGTAGGACTGAAGTATGGAACCGATCTCT TGCTATATCGAAAGGGTCCCCCCTTTTACCATGCAAG TTACTCAGTCATTGCTGAACTGGTTAATGACAACTTTGTAGGGTTACTGCGCAGACCGCTCAACTGGATGTCTTTGTCTGGCTTGAACAGAACAACAATGAATGTTTCTAAG GAACTTATGTTATGCTATTTGATTAGACCCTGTGATATGACTGAGAAAGAAATGTCATCACCAGACTGTCTAAAAAGAATTAAAGTTCAA GAACTGATTGTAAATCGTTGGGTCTCTTCCCGAGAACGCAGTGAACAAGATGAACTATAA